The sequence CCTCACGGCCACCGGCTTGATTTCCCGATGTTTGTACTTGACAGTTTGCCATCCGATCCGCGCTTCATAAGCCACGCCGTCGACATGATCGAGGCCATTTTTGACCTTGACAAACTCATTGTAAGTGGCCATCGGGCGCTGTACATACTTCTGCCAATTGCTCATGGCATCGTTGGTCCAGGGAAAATGATGGACAAACAATACGCTGTTACCCAATTCGCTGAGGTTCTTGTTGAGGCTGAATGTGAGCGAGTTGACCAGTGTGAAGATGATCGTAATGGCAAAAATACCAATCGAAACACCGAGCATCGTGAGGAGCGTACGCAGCTTGTTGGAGATCAAGGAACTGATCCCAATTTGCATACCTTCGATCATCAAAGCCAATCGCTTCATCAGGGTAAAACTAACAAAACTCCATTCGAAATGAAGCATGAAGATGGCTGGAATGCGTCCCTGTTTTTCAAGTCTGATTCGAAACCCTGCATTTCCGATTCATCAAGCCAGAATTTGCCATCAAAAAATAGATGCAAGTTTATTTTGGCAAACCGCCATTCAGCGTATAACTTTGCGGATTCATTTTAGGACTGTATGAAGCTCTCCGAATTTTCTGTAGAAATTCCAGATTCACTGATCGCCAATTATCCAACGGAACCCCGCGACGGGTGCCGGTTGATGGTCTGTCATTTGAAGGACAAGCGCATCGAGCATAGGACCTTCAGGGACATCTTGGAGTACTTTGACGAAGGCGATGTCATGATCCTCAACGACACCAAGGTGTTTCCTGCGCGCCTTCTCGGCAAAAAGGAAAAAACCGGTGCCTCGATCGAGGTATTCCTCCTCAGGGAATTGAACAAGCGTGCCAAACTTTGGGACGTCTTGGTCGATCCAGCGCGCAAAATTCGTGTCGGAAATAAACTGTTCTTCGGTGAGAATGAACTTGTTGCCGAAGTTGTTGACAATACGACTTCAAGAGGCCGCACGATTCGCTTCCTGTTTGACGGAACTGACGAGGAGTTGAATCAGATGATTGACACTCTCGGTAAAACGCCGATTCCTCCCTACATCAGCAGGGAAGTTGAGGACCGCGACCGTGATGATTATCAGACAATTTACGCCAAACATGTTGGCGCAGTTGCAGCACCCACCGCAGGTCTGCACTTCACAAGGGAGCTTCTGAAGCGCTTCGAATTGAAGGGTGTCGAGCAGGTGCAAATCACGCTCCACACGGGCTTGGGCACCTTCCAACCTGTCGAAGTTGAAGATCTGAGCAAACACCGCATGGACTCGGAGTATTTCGAGATCGATGAGAAGATTTGCGAGATCGTGAATGCTGCCAAAGTGCGTCGCAACAAAGTGCTTGCCGTCGGCACTACTACCATGCGTGCCTTGGAAAGTTCGGTATCAGCGGGCAGAATGCTGAAACCACAAAAAGGATGGACCGACCGGTTCATCTATCCACCTTATGATTTCAACATCGCCAACGCGATGCTCACGAACTTCCACCGTCCAAAATCGACTTTGATGATGATGGTTTCGGCCTTTATGGGCTACGACTTCATGATGAAATGCTACGAAGAGGCGGTCAAGGAAGAATATCGTTTCTTCAGCTATGGCGACGCCATGCTGATCATCGACTAAAAGATGGCCGCTGCAGCCATCTCCCCTGTTCAGAAGTTTGCCTTGGTGGTTGCGGGCGGTACGGGTACGCGCATGGGCGCGGGTATGCCCAAGCAAATGCTGCCCCTCAAAGAACGCGCAGTTTTAGCGCATACGCTGGATCGATTTTTGTCGTTTGATCCTGAAATTCAGATTGTTTCTGTATTGCATCCATCTTTGGCAGACAGTTGGTCTGCCTTTCTGGATTGGCATTTTGGGGCCGTCGAAAGTCCACGTTTGCATATTTGTCTCGGCGGGGCAGAGCGTAGCGAGTCCGTTCAAAACGGTCTTCATCAAATTCGTGATATGGTTGGCGAAGGCCGGGCATTGGTTGCGATTCATGACGGCGTTCGGCCATTTGTGAACCATCGGATACTCTCTGAAGGTTTTGCCTTGGCCGAGGAAAAAGGAAATGCTGTTGCCGTGGTCCCCGTCAAATCATCGATGCGCATGAAGACGGAAAATGGCAGCAAGGCCGTCGAAAGGGATCTCTTTTACCATGTACAAACGCCTCAAATCTTCTTTCTCGACGAAATCCTGACTTGCTACAACGAGCGCGGGAATGCCATTTTTACCGACGATGCCAGTTTGGCAGAATCGCAAGGAATGACCATTCAAATGTACTTGGGTAGCTATGACAACCTGAAAATCACCACGCCTGAAGACCTTTTGCTTGCAGAGCGCCTGCTGGAGCGCGGCGACTGGTAAGCAAAAAGGTCCGACATTACGTCAGACCCTTTGTTATTTCCATCAAGCTGCAAGCAGCCTTTCATTCATCTGAATCATCCTCTTCCAAATCCTCATCCACTCCAGGGATCAGGTCATCGTCGCCGCCATTGACAAACGTGGAGAGATCTTCATCTTCTTCAAGTTCTTCGTTCAACAGGTCAAGATCGTCATCATCGGAGGAGCCAACAATCTCGAACGCGTCTGGGTTTTCCCAGTCCGTATCCGTTTCCAGTCCTTCAATGTCATCCAATTCAAGGTCTTCGACCTCTTCATTGGCTTGATCTCCACGCATGCCACCACGGGCACACTCGGGCAGGCTCGCACCCGCGTCGCGTGTGAAGTCGCCAGCATCATAACCTTTCAAGCTCAACTCAAGCTGCATGTCGATCACACTCGCTGCCACGGGATCAAAATCCACGGTGAGCATGGAGGAGTTGGGGTCAAATTTCGCGGAACGCACGCCATCCAAACCCTTCACAACCCCGAGAATGCGGTCAGCTCCACAAGCCATACATGGCCCGGAAACCTTGAAAACTGCTTGCTTTTGGGCAAAAACCCCGCCAGCCAACACGAATCCAAAAAAGCCCCAAACCAACGATTTTCTCAAAAAGGCACCCATTTCCTAGTAATTGATTGACGAATATAGGTAGAATTTGAATTTATCAAACAAATAACGCGCCAAAACAAGGCTCCGCTCCCATCGAATTGATCCACAAGATTTCCACGGATCCTCGGAAGCATAGAATTCTGGGAAATTGAGGCCTCTTAGCATTCGAAAGGCCAAAAAAATTCGGTATCTTTGGCGACACCCAGCAACTTTTAGGTGTCTTGGGGGTTTTACATTCATGTTTTAATCCGGCAAATACGGATACTGTTGGCAACGCTTCCCGGAAGCCGCGCCTTGCAACGCAAATAGCAAGAGATGGGCATTTTTGGTTTCTTCAGCAAGAAGGAAAACAAGGAAAATCTTGATCAGGGGCTTGAAAAAACCAAGACCTCCTTTTTTTCAAAGATAAGCAAGGCTTTGGTCGGCAAATCCCGTATCGACGAGGAAGTGCTCGACGAATTGGAGGACGTCCTGATTGCCAGCGACGTCGGTGTTGATACAACGATCAAGATCATCGAGCGCATCCGCGTGCGTGTCGCGAAGGAGAAATATACCAGTACCAACGAGCTTGATTTCCTCCTGCGCGATGAAATCGCCAAGATGCTGGAAGAGAATCAACAGAAGTCGGATGCGGACTTCATGGTTCCAAAGATTGTCGAAAACGGGGTCAAAAAGCCGTATATCATCATGGTGGTCGGCGTGAATGGCGTGGGTAAAACCACCACCATCGGAAAACTTGCCCATCAATTTAAACAACGCGGATACAGCGTCGTCTTGGGCGCAGCGGATACTTTCAGGGCTGCCGCCGTCGATCAACTCAAGATTTGGAGCAACCGTGTCGGCGTCCCGATTGTGGAACGCGGCATGAATGTGAATCCCTCCTCGGTAGCTTTTGATGCCGTGGCTGAAGGAATGAAGATGGATGCCGACGTGGTGATCATCGACACCGCAGGGCGTTTGCAGACCAAGCTGAATTTGATGGCTGAGCTATCCAATATCAAGCGGGCAATGGCAAAACCCTTGGCTTCCGCGCCGCACGAGGTTTTGCTCGTGCTCGATGCCTCTACCGGTCAGAATGCCATCATGCAGGCCAAGGCCTTTACAGAGGCTACCGAGGTGACGGCACTTGCCCTCACAAAGTTGGATGGCACTGCAAAAGGCGGTGTTGTGATCGGCATTTGTGACCAATTTCGCATTCCAGTACGCTACATCGGCGTAGGCGAAGGCATGGACCACTTGCAAGTTTTCCAGCCCAAAGAATTTGTGGATTCGATGTTCAAAGGCAACTGACCGCTTTTGGAAGGTCATCTTTCGAATGGTTACCACGGCAATACGCCACCCAAAACCCAACGCACCGATTCCTCCAACCCTTAATTTTGTGGCAGGAAAGGCCAATTTGCAGTCATGAAGACAAAAGCGCTCAAAAAGGACAAAGTCAATATCATCACCCTCGGGTGTTCCAAAAATATCGTGGACAGCGAAGTCATGCTCACTCAATTACGCGGCAATGACATCGACGCTTCCCATGAAACCGATACACCGGCCAATATTGTTATCATCAATACTTGCGGGTTTATCGACCGCGCCAAGGAGGAGTCCATCAATACCATCCTTGACTACGTGCAACGCAAAGAGGCCGGAGAAATCGAAAAGGTATTCGTAACCGGCTGTCTTTCACAGCGCTACAAAGATGATCTGACAGCAGAAATTCCCAATGTCGACGCTTGGTTTGGCACCATGGAGTTGCCCGCATTGCTGCACAAATTTAACGCGGACTATAAAAATGAACTTGTTGGCGAGCGCATCATCACAACCGATGCCCACTTTGCCTACCTCAAAATTGCAGAAGGCTGTGACCGCCCCTGCTCTTTTTGCGCGATTCCGTTGATGCGTGGCAAGCACAAAAGCCGCACGATCGAGGATTTGGTCAAAGAGGCCGAATGGTTGGCCAAGCGCGGCGTCAAGGAATTGATGTTGATCGCCCAAGATTTGACCTTCTATGGTTTGGACCTTTACAAGGAACGCAAACTCGACGTGTTGCTGGAGAAACTGTCGGATGTGAAAGGCATCGAATGGATTCGACTTC comes from Bacteroidota bacterium and encodes:
- the ftsY gene encoding signal recognition particle-docking protein FtsY translates to MGIFGFFSKKENKENLDQGLEKTKTSFFSKISKALVGKSRIDEEVLDELEDVLIASDVGVDTTIKIIERIRVRVAKEKYTSTNELDFLLRDEIAKMLEENQQKSDADFMVPKIVENGVKKPYIIMVVGVNGVGKTTTIGKLAHQFKQRGYSVVLGAADTFRAAAVDQLKIWSNRVGVPIVERGMNVNPSSVAFDAVAEGMKMDADVVIIDTAGRLQTKLNLMAELSNIKRAMAKPLASAPHEVLLVLDASTGQNAIMQAKAFTEATEVTALALTKLDGTAKGGVVIGICDQFRIPVRYIGVGEGMDHLQVFQPKEFVDSMFKGN
- a CDS encoding cation transporter; the protein is MGAFLRKSLVWGFFGFVLAGGVFAQKQAVFKVSGPCMACGADRILGVVKGLDGVRSAKFDPNSSMLTVDFDPVAASVIDMQLELSLKGYDAGDFTRDAGASLPECARGGMRGDQANEEVEDLELDDIEGLETDTDWENPDAFEIVGSSDDDDLDLLNEELEEDEDLSTFVNGGDDDLIPGVDEDLEEDDSDE
- the queA gene encoding tRNA preQ1(34) S-adenosylmethionine ribosyltransferase-isomerase QueA — translated: MKLSEFSVEIPDSLIANYPTEPRDGCRLMVCHLKDKRIEHRTFRDILEYFDEGDVMILNDTKVFPARLLGKKEKTGASIEVFLLRELNKRAKLWDVLVDPARKIRVGNKLFFGENELVAEVVDNTTSRGRTIRFLFDGTDEELNQMIDTLGKTPIPPYISREVEDRDRDDYQTIYAKHVGAVAAPTAGLHFTRELLKRFELKGVEQVQITLHTGLGTFQPVEVEDLSKHRMDSEYFEIDEKICEIVNAAKVRRNKVLAVGTTTMRALESSVSAGRMLKPQKGWTDRFIYPPYDFNIANAMLTNFHRPKSTLMMMVSAFMGYDFMMKCYEEAVKEEYRFFSYGDAMLIID
- the rimO gene encoding 30S ribosomal protein S12 methylthiotransferase RimO; protein product: MKTKALKKDKVNIITLGCSKNIVDSEVMLTQLRGNDIDASHETDTPANIVIINTCGFIDRAKEESINTILDYVQRKEAGEIEKVFVTGCLSQRYKDDLTAEIPNVDAWFGTMELPALLHKFNADYKNELVGERIITTDAHFAYLKIAEGCDRPCSFCAIPLMRGKHKSRTIEDLVKEAEWLAKRGVKELMLIAQDLTFYGLDLYKERKLDVLLEKLSDVKGIEWIRLHYAYPAGFPTEILRVMRERDNICKYLDMPLQHVSDRMLKAMRRGINREKTIALINKIREEVPGIAIRTTLIAGYPGETEEDFQDLLAFVKEMRFNRLGVFEYSHEENTHAYEFDDDVPAEVKEFRVATIMAAQQDISFDLNSEMMGKRLKVIIDRREGEYWIGRTEFDSPEVDNEVLITGEVPAIGEFCMVEIFDTAEFDLFGQVV
- a CDS encoding 2-C-methyl-D-erythritol 4-phosphate cytidylyltransferase — its product is MAAAAISPVQKFALVVAGGTGTRMGAGMPKQMLPLKERAVLAHTLDRFLSFDPEIQIVSVLHPSLADSWSAFLDWHFGAVESPRLHICLGGAERSESVQNGLHQIRDMVGEGRALVAIHDGVRPFVNHRILSEGFALAEEKGNAVAVVPVKSSMRMKTENGSKAVERDLFYHVQTPQIFFLDEILTCYNERGNAIFTDDASLAESQGMTIQMYLGSYDNLKITTPEDLLLAERLLERGDW